From one Flavobacterium sp. N502536 genomic stretch:
- a CDS encoding efflux RND transporter permease subunit: MKQNIFETTIAKRWLILALFLLLSLFGYYSWTQLSVEAYPDIGDVTSQVVTQVPGLAAEEVEQQITIPIERAINGLPGLHVMRSKSTFGLSMVTIVFDDGIEDYFARTRIQERLNDVELPYGAVPGLDPLTSPTGEIYRYIIESSNHELRELSELQEYTIIPRIKQVSGVADVTNFGGITTQYQVELDPAKLEQYGLSLNEVTETIVKNNANTGGSVINRGDQSYVVRGIGLVKNLEDIGRIVVKSVNGVSIYLSDIGKLKYGNLERKGALGYTDKRGVDYSDNIEGIVLLLKNQNPSVVLKGVNEAVDDLNKNYLPEGVKIHAFLDRTSLVDTTLTTVSHTLLEGMALVIIVLIVFLGSWRGALLVAITIPISLLIAFILMKFTHIPANLLSLGAIDFGIIVDGAIVMMETILKKREDNEGEELTENKVAASVKSVARPIIFATLIIITAYLPLFAFERVEKKLFTPMAFTVGYALFGALLVALLLIPGLAYFIYRKPQKMHHNKWLEKLTNAYHHRIQQIMQVPKKVFAPLIAVLVLAFILTAVVGKDFLPPLDEGSIWLQVTLPPGITLEKSKEMSDTLRHRTLKHEEVTYMMVQAGRNDDGTDAWTPSHYECSVGLKPYNQWKSGKTKDDLIKELAAEYATMPGYNIGFSQPMIDGVMDKISGAHSELVVKIYGEDYKETRRIAEDVIKTLQEVKGAVDLAIDQEPPLPQVQIIADRQKIAQYGLNVDAVSELIEVAMGGKAISQIFVGNKVYDITARYNEESRNDPEKISNLMLTNSEGVKIPLSQVCDVKLNTGESTIAREMNKRHLTVRLNLRGADLSSFLKEAQSKIEEKVKYDHAKFKLKWGGQFENQERAYSHLAIIVPLALALMFVLLYGAFGKFRQAGLLMSIVPLALFGGMLALTVRGMTLNVSSAVGFIALFGVAIQNGVIMISHINQLRKNGMALLEAVCNGAKQRFRPVLMTATVAVLGLLPASLATGIGSDVQRPLATVIVYGLLFSTILTLFALPSLYYLIEKKFDLPKEEIQHKIDNP, translated from the coding sequence ATGAAACAAAATATATTTGAAACAACAATAGCAAAACGCTGGTTAATACTGGCATTATTCTTACTCCTTTCTTTGTTTGGATACTATTCCTGGACACAACTTTCTGTTGAGGCTTATCCCGATATCGGCGATGTCACCTCACAAGTCGTAACACAGGTTCCGGGTCTGGCAGCGGAAGAAGTCGAGCAACAGATCACCATTCCGATAGAACGGGCTATAAACGGTTTGCCGGGCTTACATGTCATGCGAAGCAAAAGTACTTTTGGTTTATCGATGGTAACGATCGTTTTTGATGACGGTATTGAAGATTACTTTGCCCGCACCAGAATTCAGGAGCGCTTAAATGATGTCGAATTGCCTTATGGTGCTGTACCGGGTTTAGATCCGCTGACCTCTCCTACAGGCGAAATTTATCGCTATATCATCGAAAGCAGCAACCACGAACTAAGAGAGCTGAGCGAATTACAGGAATACACCATTATTCCCCGTATCAAACAGGTCTCAGGAGTGGCTGATGTTACCAATTTTGGAGGAATTACAACACAATACCAGGTAGAGCTCGATCCCGCTAAATTGGAGCAGTACGGTTTATCCTTAAATGAAGTAACGGAAACCATCGTAAAAAATAATGCAAATACTGGGGGAAGCGTTATCAATCGCGGAGATCAGTCGTATGTGGTACGCGGAATTGGTTTGGTAAAAAATCTGGAGGATATTGGACGCATTGTTGTAAAATCGGTAAATGGAGTCTCTATTTATCTGAGTGATATCGGGAAGTTAAAATATGGCAATCTGGAGCGCAAAGGAGCTTTAGGATACACCGACAAACGCGGGGTTGATTATTCGGACAATATCGAAGGGATTGTATTATTGCTCAAAAACCAAAACCCCTCTGTGGTTTTAAAAGGAGTCAATGAAGCCGTGGACGACCTCAATAAAAATTACCTTCCTGAAGGCGTTAAAATCCACGCTTTTCTGGACCGCACGAGTCTGGTAGACACCACACTTACTACGGTCTCTCATACATTATTGGAAGGAATGGCGCTTGTAATTATTGTTTTAATTGTTTTTCTGGGCAGCTGGAGAGGCGCTTTATTGGTAGCGATTACCATTCCGATCTCACTTTTGATTGCTTTTATCCTAATGAAATTCACGCACATTCCTGCCAATTTGCTTTCGCTTGGGGCAATTGATTTTGGTATTATTGTCGACGGAGCCATAGTGATGATGGAAACCATTCTAAAAAAGCGGGAAGACAACGAAGGGGAAGAACTCACTGAAAATAAGGTTGCCGCCAGTGTAAAAAGTGTAGCACGCCCCATCATTTTTGCTACCCTGATTATCATAACCGCGTACTTGCCATTGTTTGCTTTTGAGCGTGTCGAGAAAAAACTATTCACTCCAATGGCTTTTACCGTAGGATATGCTCTTTTTGGCGCTTTATTGGTTGCTTTACTGCTGATACCCGGATTGGCTTATTTCATCTATCGCAAGCCGCAGAAAATGCATCACAACAAATGGCTGGAAAAATTAACCAATGCTTACCATCATCGCATACAGCAAATCATGCAGGTCCCTAAAAAGGTATTTGCCCCTCTGATTGCAGTATTGGTTCTCGCCTTTATACTTACTGCCGTGGTCGGAAAAGATTTTTTACCGCCATTGGATGAAGGATCGATCTGGCTGCAGGTGACCTTGCCTCCGGGTATTACTTTAGAAAAATCGAAGGAAATGAGCGATACACTGCGTCATCGTACTTTAAAACACGAAGAAGTAACTTACATGATGGTGCAGGCAGGCCGTAACGATGACGGGACCGATGCCTGGACGCCCTCGCATTACGAATGCAGTGTGGGTTTAAAACCTTACAACCAATGGAAATCAGGAAAAACAAAAGACGATTTAATAAAAGAATTAGCCGCCGAATATGCCACTATGCCAGGTTATAACATTGGGTTTTCACAACCCATGATCGACGGGGTGATGGACAAAATATCAGGTGCTCACAGCGAACTGGTGGTAAAAATATATGGCGAGGATTATAAAGAAACCCGACGAATTGCAGAAGATGTCATTAAAACCCTTCAGGAGGTAAAAGGTGCCGTTGATCTTGCTATCGATCAGGAACCGCCATTGCCTCAGGTGCAAATCATTGCAGACCGCCAGAAAATAGCACAATACGGATTAAATGTCGATGCTGTTTCGGAATTAATCGAAGTGGCTATGGGTGGAAAAGCCATTTCGCAAATTTTTGTCGGCAATAAGGTATATGACATTACGGCTCGCTACAATGAAGAAAGCCGAAATGATCCTGAAAAAATAAGCAACCTGATGCTTACCAATTCTGAAGGTGTCAAAATTCCGTTGTCACAAGTATGCGATGTCAAACTTAATACCGGCGAAAGTACCATTGCCCGGGAAATGAACAAACGCCATCTGACGGTTCGCCTGAATTTGAGAGGCGCCGATTTAAGTTCTTTCTTAAAGGAAGCACAATCAAAAATTGAAGAAAAAGTAAAATACGACCACGCAAAATTTAAATTAAAATGGGGAGGACAATTTGAAAACCAGGAGCGGGCTTATAGTCATTTGGCCATTATTGTCCCTCTTGCATTGGCCTTAATGTTTGTGCTGCTCTACGGTGCATTTGGAAAATTCCGTCAGGCAGGACTGTTAATGAGTATTGTACCATTGGCTTTATTTGGCGGTATGTTAGCCCTCACCGTCCGTGGCATGACGCTGAATGTATCCTCAGCGGTAGGTTTCATTGCTTTGTTTGGCGTGGCCATACAAAATGGAGTTATTATGATTTCGCACATTAATCAGCTTCGTAAAAACGGAATGGCATTGCTCGAAGCCGTATGCAATGGTGCCAAACAACGCTTCCGTCCTGTTTTAATGACAGCGACCGTCGCGGTACTTGGTTTGCTGCCCGCCTCTTTGGCCACAGGAATAGGCAGTGATGTACAAAGACCTTTAGCAACTGTTATTGTTTACGGGCTATTGTTCTCAACCATACTAACGCTTTTTGCCTTACCCTCTCTTTATTATCTGATCGAGAAAAAGTTTGATTTGCCCAAAGAGGAAATACAACACAAAATCGACAATCCATAA
- a CDS encoding tetratricopeptide repeat protein, with the protein MTSKIIEPIVQQYNENNWEFIYPSSIDNEKISDEFWHAVKLLDNDDQMAEKVFKKLITKHPYYIDAYNHLSISFRNQGKKFESFLTAEKSFNLGKNCLPKSFNLKKDKLPWSNINNRPFLRACQSFGLECQYHQNYSQAIEIYKLNLALNENDNQGIRYLLLETLFAAKDYKQAQQLLNKYSDDFSIEFKFGLVAISILQDNYKRADKYLEEAIQTNKFFIEEVIKDRHLKPSPFRIPGMPNFDAGIPDRSIQQAFEYWERNKQLYKTNKIIDYIKARQKLTLK; encoded by the coding sequence ATGACTAGTAAAATAATCGAACCGATAGTACAACAATATAATGAGAATAATTGGGAATTTATTTACCCTTCATCTATTGATAATGAAAAAATAAGTGATGAATTTTGGCATGCAGTAAAACTTTTAGACAATGATGATCAAATGGCCGAAAAGGTTTTTAAAAAACTGATTACAAAACATCCATACTATATCGATGCATACAATCACTTAAGTATATCTTTCAGAAATCAGGGGAAAAAGTTTGAAAGTTTCTTAACGGCTGAAAAATCATTTAATTTAGGTAAGAATTGTTTGCCAAAATCCTTCAATTTAAAAAAAGACAAGTTGCCTTGGTCTAATATAAATAATCGCCCTTTTTTAAGAGCTTGCCAATCTTTTGGATTAGAATGTCAATATCATCAAAATTATTCTCAAGCAATCGAAATATATAAACTTAATTTAGCTTTAAATGAAAATGATAACCAAGGAATTCGATATTTATTACTTGAAACATTATTTGCGGCAAAAGATTATAAACAAGCTCAACAATTACTAAATAAGTATTCTGATGATTTTTCAATAGAATTCAAATTTGGTTTAGTTGCGATAAGTATTCTGCAAGATAATTATAAACGAGCGGATAAATATTTAGAGGAAGCAATACAAACAAATAAGTTCTTTATAGAAGAAGTTATTAAAGACAGACATTTAAAGCCTTCCCCATTTAGAATTCCAGGTATGCCAAACTTCGATGCCGGTATTCCAGACCGTTCTATTCAGCAAGCATTCGAATACTGGGAAAGGAATAAACAATTATATAAGACAAATAAAATAATTGACTATATTAAAGCTAGACAAAAACTAACTCTCAAATAA
- a CDS encoding efflux RND transporter periplasmic adaptor subunit, which produces MTLKTTKLFRLQRSKTCPRNPECKNLLLVIMTASMLLACQNKTEKKEVESFSLKGDTILVPQKSNIAVKLKLETVKTEPYQFELQTAGTVKAIPNSYAEIAPPFSGRVTKVHARLGMKTLPGTPLFEMVSPDFTAAQKNFFQAKSAYQVAGLSLKRQKDLKTHGVGSQKDLEEAETNFEINEKEYQNAMASLKVFGINTNKLVFGQPLVITSPIAGEVITNELVLGQYLKEDAGPKAKVADLKNVWVAGQIKEKDIHFLQELQGAEISSGAYPNTKISGKIYHVDEIIDEDTRSVQVLIACNNTDHILKPGMFVSVKFTDKPVNTLFIPAKAVLQVNDRSFVFVQSEPGKYVRRYIETGISQNGKIAVFSGLKTNETIISEGAFYILEAK; this is translated from the coding sequence ATGACATTAAAGACTACAAAACTTTTCAGACTTCAACGATCAAAAACCTGCCCTCGAAATCCCGAATGTAAAAACCTTCTACTTGTTATAATGACAGCTTCAATGCTGTTAGCCTGCCAGAACAAAACCGAAAAAAAAGAGGTTGAAAGCTTTTCTTTAAAGGGAGATACGATCCTCGTTCCGCAAAAATCAAATATTGCCGTCAAACTAAAATTAGAAACCGTTAAAACCGAGCCGTATCAATTCGAATTACAAACTGCCGGAACTGTCAAAGCAATTCCGAATTCGTATGCCGAAATTGCTCCTCCTTTTTCCGGAAGAGTTACCAAAGTACATGCAAGACTAGGAATGAAAACACTGCCGGGAACCCCTTTATTTGAAATGGTTTCTCCCGATTTTACAGCCGCTCAGAAAAACTTCTTTCAGGCTAAATCGGCTTATCAGGTTGCTGGTCTTTCGTTAAAACGTCAAAAAGATCTGAAAACGCATGGTGTTGGTTCACAGAAAGATCTCGAAGAAGCCGAAACCAATTTCGAAATCAATGAAAAAGAATACCAAAATGCGATGGCCAGCCTTAAAGTTTTTGGAATAAACACCAACAAACTGGTTTTCGGTCAGCCCTTAGTGATCACCTCACCCATAGCCGGAGAAGTGATAACCAATGAACTGGTATTGGGACAGTATTTAAAAGAAGATGCCGGGCCAAAAGCAAAGGTTGCCGATCTCAAAAATGTATGGGTTGCGGGGCAGATTAAGGAAAAAGACATTCATTTTTTGCAAGAACTACAAGGGGCCGAAATCAGTTCCGGCGCTTATCCGAACACGAAAATTTCGGGTAAAATCTATCATGTCGACGAAATAATAGATGAGGATACCCGAAGCGTACAGGTATTAATAGCCTGTAACAACACCGATCATATCCTTAAACCGGGAATGTTTGTCTCTGTAAAATTTACAGACAAGCCCGTAAATACCTTGTTCATACCCGCCAAGGCAGTATTGCAAGTCAATGACAGAAGCTTTGTCTTCGTCCAATCAGAGCCGGGCAAATATGTCCGTCGTTACATCGAGACCGGAATATCACAAAATGGAAAAATAGCCGTGTTCTCCGGATTAAAAACAAATGAAACAATTATCAGTGAAGGAGCTTTTTATATCCTTGAAGCGAAATAA
- a CDS encoding response regulator transcription factor produces the protein MKILVVEDDQRVAELIQRGLTEHGFFPTVAYDGLSAKKLVLHNPFDLVITDIILPKMDGLDLCKEIRLIKPDLPIIMLTALGSTDDKVEGFDAGADDYLTKPFEMRELLVRIRALLKRSGSNSIHTTGFILKYDELEMNLQTKSIRRNETEISLTPKEFKLLEYMLQNPERVLSRVEIAEKVWDTHFDTGTNFIDVYINYLRKKIDRDYDKKLIHTKSGMGFILKTE, from the coding sequence ATGAAAATTTTAGTAGTAGAAGACGACCAAAGAGTGGCTGAGTTGATTCAGCGCGGACTTACTGAACACGGATTTTTCCCAACAGTGGCTTATGACGGTCTCTCTGCGAAAAAACTGGTGTTACATAACCCTTTCGATCTGGTTATTACCGATATCATCCTGCCTAAAATGGACGGACTTGATTTGTGTAAAGAGATTCGTTTGATCAAACCTGATCTTCCTATCATAATGTTAACCGCTTTGGGCTCGACAGATGATAAAGTGGAAGGTTTTGATGCGGGAGCCGATGACTACCTCACAAAGCCTTTTGAAATGAGGGAATTATTAGTTCGTATCAGAGCTTTGTTAAAAAGAAGCGGTAGCAATTCCATTCATACCACTGGCTTTATTTTGAAGTATGATGAACTTGAAATGAACCTTCAAACCAAAAGTATCCGAAGAAATGAAACTGAAATTAGCCTTACTCCAAAAGAATTTAAACTTTTAGAGTATATGCTCCAAAACCCCGAGCGGGTGCTTTCGCGCGTAGAAATAGCCGAAAAAGTGTGGGACACTCATTTTGATACCGGTACCAATTTTATTGATGTCTATATCAACTATCTGAGAAAAAAAATTGACAGGGATTATGATAAAAAACTCATTCATACAAAATCGGGGATGGGATTTATTTTGAAAACAGAATGA
- a CDS encoding peroxidase, FMP-type has translation MLKRKDLEEGGNLNQLTADFAQKANEAVFEALQEEEGILHKLLSKYQKVLIEDPIRPFYEENLQTIVKNVDYGILRVLEGTWVSYNNNNDNQSQKKLVGSGIHTTIMPSPGTGAGTIPGKYSFECEEYIEKLTFNLVPGGVRNRGGANEQFCGAVKYEQSIKSVNSIPGQDSLLYTPIHEENGMYLWLSDIFNYAATDKTIKEDRGVHAVSPNNPHKDLYKSGYQDETLFLIKDDQGNKEYVTLENLNGRKYYEIIASKELKAGAGQTGPYFIPDYSISRSGVIPHGSTITLLGDLKPNKSGYLINGAPKYAEGFAAWDYKHLAISQTMGGADTSNEPINLDAPPPPWVFETLDDKNDEGENKIYTQRILAHHLYPYSVRPDLRLRDTLKGEDVRNHVLLELSSKNKTGAQGGILNVPFVNRFVPTVEMNMRMWLETIFENDKEILQLQYEQVIFFEFDFGDDGGTTSWPHIQVNTLRKMEDVSPEQKRLIEEQFPGTYKAGSSASSGPASECPYKKE, from the coding sequence ATGTTAAAACGCAAAGACCTCGAAGAAGGAGGAAATTTAAATCAGCTCACGGCTGATTTTGCTCAAAAGGCAAATGAAGCGGTATTTGAAGCTCTTCAGGAAGAAGAAGGAATATTACACAAGCTGCTGTCCAAGTATCAAAAAGTTCTGATTGAAGATCCTATCCGACCTTTTTATGAAGAGAACCTTCAAACCATTGTAAAAAATGTAGATTACGGTATTTTAAGAGTATTAGAAGGCACCTGGGTAAGCTACAACAATAACAATGACAACCAGTCTCAGAAAAAATTAGTAGGCAGCGGTATTCATACCACCATCATGCCTTCGCCTGGTACAGGTGCAGGAACCATTCCGGGAAAATACAGCTTTGAATGTGAAGAATATATCGAAAAACTGACTTTTAACCTGGTACCCGGAGGCGTTCGCAACCGTGGAGGAGCAAATGAGCAGTTTTGTGGAGCAGTAAAATACGAGCAAAGTATTAAAAGTGTAAACAGCATACCTGGGCAGGATTCTTTATTATATACCCCAATTCACGAAGAGAATGGTATGTATTTATGGTTGAGTGATATCTTTAATTATGCGGCAACGGATAAAACGATTAAAGAAGACCGCGGTGTACATGCAGTATCGCCAAATAACCCGCACAAAGATTTATACAAAAGCGGATATCAGGACGAAACCCTTTTTCTAATCAAGGACGATCAGGGCAATAAAGAATATGTAACACTCGAAAACTTAAACGGACGTAAGTATTATGAGATTATCGCTTCTAAAGAACTAAAAGCGGGAGCGGGCCAAACCGGACCTTACTTTATACCTGATTACTCGATTTCCCGAAGTGGCGTAATTCCACATGGAAGTACAATTACATTGCTGGGAGATTTAAAGCCAAATAAATCAGGTTATTTGATTAATGGTGCTCCAAAGTACGCGGAAGGGTTTGCGGCCTGGGACTATAAACATCTTGCTATTTCGCAAACAATGGGAGGAGCAGATACGAGCAATGAGCCTATAAATCTTGATGCACCGCCACCACCTTGGGTATTTGAGACATTGGATGATAAAAACGATGAAGGCGAGAATAAAATTTATACTCAACGAATATTAGCGCATCATTTATATCCTTATTCGGTACGGCCAGATTTACGCCTTCGTGATACGTTGAAAGGTGAAGACGTAAGAAACCATGTATTGCTCGAATTGTCGTCCAAAAATAAAACAGGAGCACAAGGAGGGATATTAAATGTTCCGTTTGTAAATCGTTTTGTTCCTACGGTCGAAATGAACATGAGAATGTGGTTAGAAACAATTTTTGAAAATGATAAAGAAATTCTTCAGTTGCAATACGAGCAGGTTATATTTTTCGAATTTGATTTCGGAGACGACGGAGGTACCACAAGCTGGCCGCACATTCAAGTGAATACACTTCGTAAAATGGAAGATGTTTCCCCTGAACAAAAACGTTTAATCGAGGAACAATTCCCGGGTACTTATAAAGCCGGATCATCGGCATCATCAGGGCCCGCTTCAGAATGTCCTTATAAAAAAGAGTAA
- a CDS encoding ATP-binding protein translates to MKTRTRLTLLFTLVTATILLVFAAIILISAKENREKEFYALLKKEAVTKANLFLNAEVDSKTLQDIYKNNRATLNEVEVAIYTPAFHLLYHDAVDIDVVKETKSMINEIARKGEIKFYQKEWQVIGMTYRFQGKEYIITAAAYDGFGYIKFYNLLETCILVFILSILLLYVAGRFFSKKAFEPIVKMTNKAKTISATNLDLRLDTSKNKDEITELATTFNKMLNRLESSFDSQKQFVSNISHELRTPLSAIIAELELSGHKERNTEEYKIVIQNTLQDAKKLAKLSNSLLDLAKANYDPSEIAFKQLRIDEVLLDARQQVQKSNPDYNISIHFENDFEEDSQISIYGNEYLLKVAFANLFENGCKFSADQQSMVSISFLSNTIELRFSDNGIGILPEELESIFTPFYRGSNKTHADGNGIGLSLTKKIILLHKGVITVTSQKNQGTTFTVTFNLQ, encoded by the coding sequence ATGAAAACAAGAACCCGGCTAACCCTATTGTTTACCCTTGTCACGGCCACTATTTTATTAGTGTTTGCTGCTATTATTCTAATTTCTGCAAAAGAAAACAGAGAAAAAGAATTCTATGCTTTGTTAAAGAAAGAGGCCGTCACCAAAGCCAATTTATTTTTGAATGCTGAAGTCGACAGTAAAACACTACAAGACATTTACAAAAACAACAGAGCCACCTTAAACGAGGTTGAAGTTGCCATTTATACCCCTGCTTTCCACCTACTCTATCACGATGCTGTTGATATTGATGTGGTGAAAGAAACCAAGTCGATGATTAATGAAATTGCCCGTAAAGGCGAAATAAAATTTTATCAAAAAGAATGGCAGGTTATAGGCATGACCTATCGATTTCAGGGAAAAGAGTACATTATCACGGCCGCAGCATATGACGGATTTGGCTACATCAAATTCTACAACCTCCTTGAAACCTGTATCCTTGTTTTTATCTTATCGATTCTGCTGCTGTACGTTGCCGGACGTTTTTTTTCAAAAAAAGCATTTGAACCTATTGTTAAAATGACGAACAAAGCCAAAACCATTTCGGCTACAAATCTTGATCTGCGTCTGGACACTTCGAAAAACAAAGATGAAATTACCGAACTGGCTACCACGTTCAATAAAATGCTGAACCGTCTCGAAAGTTCCTTCGACTCTCAGAAACAATTTGTTTCAAACATCTCGCACGAGCTTCGAACACCACTTTCAGCAATTATTGCCGAATTAGAGCTCTCAGGTCATAAAGAACGCAATACGGAAGAATATAAAATAGTCATTCAAAACACTTTACAGGATGCCAAAAAACTAGCCAAACTTTCGAACAGTTTGCTCGATCTTGCGAAAGCCAATTACGATCCTTCGGAAATTGCTTTTAAACAGCTTCGTATTGATGAAGTACTGTTAGATGCCCGCCAACAAGTTCAAAAGTCAAATCCGGACTATAACATTAGCATCCACTTTGAGAACGATTTTGAAGAGGACAGTCAGATCTCCATCTATGGAAACGAGTATCTTCTAAAAGTTGCTTTTGCCAATTTATTTGAAAATGGCTGTAAATTTTCTGCCGATCAGCAAAGCATGGTTTCCATTTCCTTTCTCAGCAATACAATAGAACTTCGTTTTTCGGACAATGGGATTGGTATTTTACCCGAAGAACTGGAGTCTATTTTTACTCCATTTTACAGAGGTTCCAATAAAACTCACGCCGATGGAAATGGTATTGGTCTTTCCTTAACAAAGAAGATCATTCTGCTCCACAAAGGGGTTATCACCGTTACCTCCCAAAAAAATCAGGGAACAACTTTTACCGTAACCTTCAACTTACAATAG
- a CDS encoding caspase family protein, with translation MDYAIVIGIDHYEKKPLSGAVADAKAFANWLETKGGVKKENLKLFVSNSADLLVSGPEIDIAINEMNRVARPKNEINRLYFYFSGHGIGVTFENTALCLRLWPSLINHCISGMDYRTWFTNAGAFDEILIFFDCCREHDTLIKGNSPMGPWNLPVGNRNPKVLICNSTAYGKLSYEVTIDPVINNPSDGGAANDEQPKESESDKKRGAFTTFLIDSLNGDADSDATGQITAMNLTNHIRNNFKSHAEKFKKIQDASADFLNGGDQILICKVPVRLPKYNCEITFERNSNVTLYGPNLEEVWHGDVTIGQVLQLKRLAKGFHQLKDNTDTAAPPKTFINYSPKTISYERF, from the coding sequence ATGGATTATGCTATTGTAATAGGAATCGACCATTACGAGAAAAAACCATTGTCGGGTGCTGTAGCTGACGCGAAAGCTTTTGCCAATTGGCTGGAAACAAAAGGAGGTGTTAAAAAAGAAAACCTCAAACTCTTTGTTTCCAACAGCGCAGACCTGCTCGTTAGTGGTCCCGAAATTGACATTGCCATCAACGAAATGAATCGTGTTGCCAGACCGAAAAATGAAATAAACAGATTGTATTTTTATTTCTCCGGGCATGGTATAGGCGTCACTTTTGAGAATACGGCACTGTGCCTTCGTCTTTGGCCGTCACTAATCAACCATTGTATCTCGGGTATGGATTACCGCACCTGGTTTACCAATGCGGGAGCGTTTGATGAGATCCTAATTTTCTTTGATTGCTGCCGTGAACATGATACGCTAATTAAAGGGAATTCCCCTATGGGTCCCTGGAATCTTCCGGTGGGTAACCGGAATCCAAAAGTGCTCATTTGTAATTCTACCGCCTACGGCAAACTGAGTTATGAGGTGACTATTGATCCGGTAATAAACAATCCTTCAGACGGTGGAGCAGCGAACGACGAACAACCAAAAGAATCAGAGTCTGATAAAAAAAGAGGGGCTTTTACCACTTTCCTTATCGACAGTCTCAATGGTGATGCCGATAGTGATGCAACCGGGCAAATTACGGCAATGAATCTTACGAATCATATTCGGAACAATTTTAAAAGTCATGCCGAAAAATTCAAAAAAATACAGGATGCTTCAGCCGATTTCCTAAATGGCGGAGATCAGATTCTGATTTGCAAAGTTCCTGTGAGACTGCCAAAATACAATTGCGAAATTACCTTCGAACGAAACTCCAATGTGACCCTCTACGGTCCTAACCTCGAAGAAGTCTGGCACGGTGATGTTACCATAGGGCAGGTTTTGCAACTAAAAAGGCTGGCCAAAGGCTTCCATCAGTTAAAAGACAATACTGATACTGCAGCACCACCCAAAACTTTTATCAATTACTCTCCAAAAACAATCAGTTATGAACGATTCTGA
- a CDS encoding class I SAM-dependent methyltransferase, translating to MKLNFSKRLEKFRKKCSWNYKYAIGKWDYMKDEKERYEKIIEFIKASTIKQPKILDLGCGYGALNSYLKESDYSTILGVDLSFTAINRAKAQNFTNSSFQVADLTQFNTNEPYDIIIFNEVLYYLENPKDLVSRFITNTDSDYLIVSLYSNSISNDIISLLCNQYELVQNELVLQSDKISWHLYLFKVKSNL from the coding sequence ATGAAGTTAAATTTTAGTAAACGATTAGAAAAATTCAGGAAAAAATGTAGTTGGAATTATAAATATGCCATAGGCAAATGGGACTACATGAAAGATGAAAAAGAGAGATACGAAAAAATCATTGAATTTATCAAAGCCTCTACTATAAAACAACCCAAAATATTAGATCTGGGTTGCGGGTACGGAGCACTTAACTCCTATCTCAAGGAATCTGATTATTCAACAATACTGGGTGTTGATTTATCTTTCACTGCCATTAATAGAGCCAAAGCGCAAAATTTTACAAACTCCTCTTTTCAAGTTGCCGATCTTACCCAATTCAATACCAATGAACCCTACGACATCATTATCTTTAATGAAGTGCTCTATTATTTGGAAAACCCAAAAGATCTGGTGTCCAGATTTATTACGAATACGGATAGCGACTATCTTATTGTTTCTCTTTATAGTAATTCAATTAGTAATGATATTATAAGCCTGTTATGCAATCAATATGAATTAGTACAAAATGAACTCGTACTACAGTCAGACAAAATTTCCTGGCACCTTTATCTCTTCAAAGTAAAATCTAACCTGTGA